A DNA window from Citrobacter tructae contains the following coding sequences:
- the fabF gene encoding beta-ketoacyl-ACP synthase II: MSKRRVVVTGLGMLSPVGNTVESTWKALLAGQSGISLIDHFDTSAYATKFAGLVKDFNCDDIISRKEQRKMDAFIQYGIVAGVQAMQDSGLEITEENAHRIGAAIGSGIGGLGLIEENHTSLVNGGPRKISPFFVPSTIVNMVAGHLTIMYGLQGPSISIATACTSGVHNIGHAARIIAYGDADAMVAGGAEKASTPLGVGGFGAARALSTRNDNPQAASRPWDKERDGFVLGDGAGMVVLEEYEHAKARGAKIYAEVVGFGMSSDAYHMTSPPENGAGAALAMVNALRDAAIEPGQIAYVNAHGTSTPAGDKAETQAVKSVFGDAARSVMVSSTKSMTGHLLGAAGAVESIFSILALRDGVVPPTINLDNPDDGCDLDFVPHEARQVSGMEYALCNSFGFGGTNGSLIFKKI, encoded by the coding sequence GTGTCTAAGCGTCGTGTAGTTGTGACCGGACTGGGCATGTTGTCTCCTGTCGGCAATACCGTAGAGTCTACCTGGAAAGCTCTCCTTGCCGGTCAGAGTGGCATCAGCCTGATCGACCATTTCGATACTAGCGCCTATGCAACGAAATTTGCTGGCTTAGTAAAGGATTTTAACTGTGATGACATTATCTCGCGCAAAGAACAGCGCAAGATGGATGCCTTCATTCAATATGGAATTGTCGCTGGCGTTCAGGCCATGCAGGATTCTGGCCTCGAAATTACGGAAGAGAACGCTCACCGTATTGGCGCCGCTATCGGCTCTGGTATTGGCGGTCTCGGTCTTATCGAAGAAAACCATACCTCTCTGGTAAACGGTGGACCACGTAAGATCAGCCCGTTCTTCGTTCCGTCGACGATTGTTAACATGGTGGCAGGTCACTTGACCATCATGTACGGCCTGCAAGGGCCAAGTATCTCCATCGCGACCGCTTGTACTTCAGGCGTGCATAACATTGGTCATGCCGCGCGTATCATTGCATACGGCGACGCAGACGCGATGGTTGCGGGTGGTGCAGAAAAAGCCAGTACACCGCTGGGTGTGGGTGGTTTTGGCGCAGCACGTGCGCTGTCTACGCGTAATGATAACCCGCAAGCGGCTAGCCGCCCGTGGGACAAAGAGCGTGACGGTTTTGTGCTGGGCGACGGCGCAGGTATGGTGGTACTGGAAGAGTACGAGCATGCAAAAGCGCGCGGTGCAAAAATTTATGCTGAAGTGGTCGGCTTTGGGATGAGCAGCGATGCTTACCATATGACGTCACCACCGGAAAACGGTGCAGGTGCTGCACTGGCGATGGTTAACGCATTGCGTGATGCGGCGATTGAACCTGGTCAGATTGCCTATGTTAACGCACATGGCACATCCACACCGGCAGGCGATAAAGCTGAAACCCAGGCAGTAAAATCTGTCTTTGGCGATGCTGCACGTAGCGTAATGGTCAGTTCAACCAAATCCATGACCGGACACCTGTTAGGTGCGGCGGGTGCTGTAGAGTCTATTTTCTCTATCCTGGCGCTACGTGATGGGGTTGTTCCGCCAACCATCAACCTGGATAACCCGGATGACGGTTGTGACCTGGACTTCGTTCCCCACGAAGCGCGACAGGTTAGCGGCATGGAATATGCACTGTGCAACTCCTTCGGTTTCGGTGGTACCAACGGTTCCTTAATCTTTAAAAAGATCTAA
- the acpP gene encoding acyl carrier protein — protein sequence MSTIEERVKKIIGEQLGVKQEEVVNSASFVEDLGADSLDTVELVMALEEEFDTEIPDEEAEKITTVQAAIDYINGHQA from the coding sequence ATGAGCACTATCGAAGAACGCGTTAAGAAAATCATCGGCGAACAGCTGGGCGTTAAGCAGGAAGAAGTTGTGAACTCCGCTTCCTTCGTTGAAGACTTGGGCGCAGATTCTCTTGACACCGTTGAGCTGGTAATGGCTCTGGAAGAAGAGTTTGATACTGAGATTCCGGACGAAGAAGCTGAGAAAATCACTACCGTTCAGGCAGCCATTGATTACATCAACGGTCACCAGGCGTAA
- the fabG gene encoding 3-oxoacyl-ACP reductase FabG, with amino-acid sequence MSFEGKIALVTGASRGIGRAIAETLVARGAIVIGTATSESGAQAISDYLGEKGKGLMLNVTDPASIESVLGNIRAEFGEVDILVNNAGITRDNLLMRMKDDEWNDIIETNLSSVFRLSKAVMRAMMKKRHGRIITIGSVVGTMGNAGQANYAAAKAGLIGFSKSLAREVASRGITVNVVAPGFIETDMTRALTDEQRAGTLAAVPAGRLGSPNEIASAVAFLASDEASYITGETLHVNGGMYMV; translated from the coding sequence ATGAGTTTTGAAGGAAAAATCGCGCTGGTTACCGGTGCAAGCCGTGGCATTGGCCGCGCTATTGCTGAAACACTCGTTGCCCGTGGCGCGATCGTTATCGGCACTGCAACCAGCGAAAGCGGTGCGCAGGCCATCAGCGATTACTTAGGTGAAAAGGGTAAAGGTCTGATGTTGAATGTGACCGATCCTGCATCTATCGAATCTGTTCTGGGAAATATTCGCGCAGAATTTGGGGAAGTCGATATTCTGGTTAATAATGCCGGGATTACTCGTGATAACCTGTTAATGCGCATGAAAGATGACGAGTGGAACGATATCATCGAAACCAACCTGTCATCTGTTTTCCGTCTGTCAAAAGCGGTAATGCGCGCTATGATGAAAAAGCGTCATGGTCGTATTATCACTATTGGTTCTGTGGTTGGTACCATGGGAAATGCGGGTCAGGCCAACTACGCTGCGGCGAAAGCGGGTTTGATCGGCTTCAGTAAATCACTGGCGCGTGAAGTTGCGTCTCGTGGTATTACTGTAAACGTTGTTGCTCCGGGCTTTATTGAAACGGACATGACGCGTGCGCTAACTGATGAGCAGCGTGCGGGTACGCTGGCGGCAGTTCCTGCGGGGCGCCTCGGCTCTCCAAATGAAATCGCCAGTGCGGTTGCATTTTTAGCTTCTGACGAAGCAAGTTACATCACAGGTGAGACTTTGCATGTCAACGGCGGGATGTACATGGTTTAA
- the fabD gene encoding ACP S-malonyltransferase, translating to MTQFAFVFPGQGSQTVGMLSEMATAYPIVEETFAEASAALGYDLWTLTQQGPAEELNKTWQTQPALLTASVALFRVWQQQGGATPSLMAGHSLGEYSALVCAGVINFADAVRLVEMRGKFMQEAVPEGTGGMSAIIGLDDASIAKACEDSAEGQVVSPVNFNSPGQVVIAGHKEAVERAGAACKAAGAKRALPLPVSVPSHCALMKPAAEKLAVELQKITFNAPTVPVVNNVDVKCETNADAIRDALVHQLYSPVQWTKTVEFMASQGVEHLYEVGPGKVLTGLTKRIVDTLTASALNEPAALSAALAQ from the coding sequence ATGACGCAATTTGCATTTGTGTTCCCGGGTCAGGGTTCCCAAACCGTTGGGATGTTGTCTGAAATGGCAACCGCCTACCCAATTGTTGAAGAAACTTTTGCTGAAGCTTCAGCTGCGCTGGGCTATGATCTGTGGACGCTGACTCAACAGGGACCGGCCGAAGAACTGAATAAAACCTGGCAGACGCAGCCGGCATTGTTAACTGCCTCAGTCGCGCTGTTTCGCGTATGGCAGCAGCAGGGGGGGGCAACACCTTCACTGATGGCAGGGCATAGCCTGGGTGAGTACTCGGCGCTGGTCTGTGCGGGTGTCATCAATTTTGCTGATGCCGTGCGCCTGGTTGAAATGCGTGGGAAATTCATGCAAGAAGCGGTGCCGGAAGGTACAGGCGGCATGTCTGCTATTATTGGTCTGGACGATGCTTCCATCGCGAAAGCGTGCGAAGACTCAGCCGAAGGACAGGTCGTATCACCGGTTAACTTTAACTCACCGGGTCAGGTGGTTATTGCCGGGCATAAAGAAGCCGTAGAACGTGCGGGTGCTGCCTGTAAAGCCGCGGGTGCGAAACGCGCTCTGCCGCTGCCGGTTAGCGTACCGTCTCACTGCGCGCTGATGAAACCTGCAGCAGAAAAACTGGCCGTTGAACTGCAGAAAATCACGTTTAACGCGCCGACTGTTCCGGTTGTGAACAACGTTGACGTGAAGTGTGAAACCAACGCAGATGCGATTCGCGACGCACTGGTTCATCAGTTGTACAGCCCGGTTCAGTGGACCAAAACCGTTGAGTTTATGGCGTCCCAGGGCGTAGAGCATCTGTATGAAGTGGGGCCGGGCAAAGTCCTCACCGGTCTGACAAAACGTATTGTTGATACCCTGACTGCTTCGGCACTGAATGAGCCGGCGGCGCTGTCTGCGGCGCTTGCGCAATAA
- the fabH gene encoding beta-ketoacyl-ACP synthase III — protein sequence MYTKIIGTGSFLPEQVRTNADLEKMVETSDEWIVTRTGIRERHIAGPNETVATMGFAAANRALEMAGIDKQQIGLIVVATTSSTHAFPSAACQIQSMLGIKGCPAFDVAAACAGFTYALSVADQYVKSGAVKHALVVGSDVLARTCDPTDRGTIIIFGDGAGAVVLSASEEPGILSTHLHADGRYGELLTLPNADRVNPENSIHLTMAGNEVFKVAVTELAHIVDETLAANNLDRSALDWLVPHQANLRIISATAKKLGMSMDNVVVTLDRHGNTSAASVPCALDEAVRDGRIKAGQLILLEAFGGGFTWGSALVRF from the coding sequence ATGTATACGAAGATTATTGGTACCGGCAGCTTTCTGCCTGAACAAGTGCGTACTAACGCCGATTTGGAAAAAATGGTTGAGACATCTGATGAGTGGATTGTCACTCGTACAGGTATCCGTGAACGCCATATTGCTGGCCCAAATGAAACCGTTGCGACCATGGGTTTTGCTGCTGCAAACCGCGCACTGGAAATGGCTGGCATCGATAAACAACAAATTGGCCTGATTGTGGTTGCGACCACTTCATCAACGCACGCCTTTCCAAGTGCGGCGTGCCAGATCCAAAGTATGCTGGGAATCAAAGGCTGCCCGGCGTTTGACGTTGCGGCGGCATGTGCCGGTTTTACTTATGCCCTGAGCGTTGCCGACCAGTATGTTAAGTCTGGCGCGGTGAAGCATGCTTTGGTCGTTGGGTCTGATGTGCTGGCGCGTACCTGTGATCCAACCGATCGTGGGACGATCATTATCTTTGGTGACGGTGCTGGTGCGGTAGTTCTGAGCGCATCAGAAGAGCCTGGTATCCTCTCCACGCATTTGCACGCTGATGGGCGCTACGGCGAACTGCTGACGCTGCCTAATGCCGATCGTGTGAATCCGGAAAACTCGATTCATCTGACCATGGCGGGTAACGAAGTCTTTAAAGTGGCAGTTACCGAGCTTGCGCACATCGTTGATGAAACGCTGGCAGCAAATAATCTTGACCGCTCTGCGCTTGACTGGCTGGTACCGCATCAGGCAAACCTTCGCATCATCAGTGCTACGGCGAAAAAGCTGGGCATGTCGATGGATAATGTCGTGGTAACGCTGGACAGACATGGCAATACGTCAGCGGCTTCCGTGCCGTGCGCGTTGGACGAAGCTGTCCGTGACGGGCGAATTAAAGCTGGTCAGCTGATATTGCTTGAAGCCTTTGGGGGTGGATTCACCTGGGGCTCTGCGCTGGTTCGTTTCTAG
- the plsX gene encoding phosphate acyltransferase PlsX: MTRLTLALDVMGGDFGPTVTVPAALQALNSNSQLTLLLVGDPDTITPLLAKADFEQRSRLQIIPAQSVIASDARPSQAIRASRGSSMRVALELVKEGRAEACVSAGNTGALMGLAKLLLKPLEGIERPALVTVLPHQQKGKTVVLDLGANVDCDSTMLVQFAVMGSVLAEEVVGITNPRVALLNIGEEETKGLDSIRDASAVLKTIPSINYIGYLEANELLTGKTDVLVCDGFTGNVTLKTMEGVVRMFLSLLKSQGEGKKRSWWLLLLKRWLQKSLTRRFSHLNPDQYNGACLLGLRGTVIKSHGAANQRAFEVAIEQAVQAVQRQVPQRIAARLESVYPAGFELLDGGESTRSRGH; encoded by the coding sequence TTGACACGTCTAACCCTGGCGTTAGATGTCATGGGGGGCGATTTTGGCCCTACCGTGACAGTGCCTGCAGCATTGCAGGCACTGAATTCTAATTCGCAACTCACACTTCTTTTAGTCGGGGATCCCGATACAATCACGCCATTACTTGCCAAAGCTGACTTCGAACAACGTTCACGTCTGCAGATTATCCCTGCTCAGTCAGTTATTGCCAGTGATGCCCGGCCCTCGCAAGCTATCCGCGCCAGTCGCGGTAGTTCTATGCGTGTTGCCTTGGAGCTCGTGAAAGAAGGTCGTGCAGAAGCCTGTGTCAGCGCCGGTAATACGGGCGCGCTAATGGGACTTGCGAAGCTATTACTCAAACCCCTTGAGGGGATTGAGCGCCCTGCGCTGGTGACGGTGTTACCGCATCAGCAAAAGGGCAAAACGGTGGTGCTGGATTTAGGCGCTAACGTCGATTGCGACAGTACGATGTTGGTGCAATTTGCCGTCATGGGCTCCGTGTTGGCAGAGGAAGTGGTTGGGATTACCAATCCTCGCGTTGCATTGCTCAATATCGGTGAAGAAGAAACTAAGGGTCTCGACAGTATTCGGGATGCTTCTGCTGTGCTAAAAACAATCCCTTCCATCAACTATATCGGCTATCTTGAAGCCAATGAGTTGTTGACTGGCAAAACCGATGTGCTGGTTTGTGACGGCTTTACAGGCAATGTCACATTAAAGACGATGGAAGGTGTTGTAAGAATGTTCCTCTCACTGCTGAAATCTCAGGGTGAGGGGAAAAAACGGTCGTGGTGGCTGCTGTTATTAAAACGTTGGTTACAAAAAAGCCTAACGAGGCGATTCAGTCACCTCAACCCCGACCAGTATAATGGCGCCTGTCTGTTAGGATTGCGCGGCACGGTGATAAAAAGTCATGGTGCGGCCAATCAGCGAGCATTTGAAGTCGCGATTGAACAGGCAGTGCAGGCGGTGCAGCGACAAGTTCCTCAGCGAATTGCCGCTCGCCTGGAATCTGTATACCCAGCTGGATTCGAACTGCTGGACGGTGGCGAAAGCACACGCTCCCGGGGGCACTGA
- the rpmF gene encoding 50S ribosomal protein L32: MAVQQNKPTRSKRGMRRSHDALTAVTSLSVDKTSGEQHLRHHITADGFYRGRKVIAK, from the coding sequence ATGGCCGTACAACAGAATAAACCAACCCGTTCCAAACGTGGCATGCGTCGTTCTCATGACGCTCTGACCGCAGTCACCAGCCTGTCTGTAGACAAAACTTCTGGTGAACAACACCTGCGTCACCACATCACTGCCGACGGTTTCTACCGTGGCCGTAAGGTAATCGCTAAGTAA
- the yceD gene encoding 23S rRNA accumulation protein YceD, with amino-acid sequence MQKVKLPLTLDPVRTAQKRLDYEGIYTSDLVERVSDFVVSVDSDVECSMSFAIDNQRLAVITGDAKVSVTLACQRCGKPFPLHVHTTYCFSPVRSDEQAEALPEAYEPIEVNEFGEIDLLAMVEDEIILSLPVVPVHDSEHCEVSEADMVFGELPDEAQKPNPFAVLASLKRK; translated from the coding sequence ATGCAAAAGGTAAAATTACCCCTGACTCTTGATCCGGTTCGTACGGCTCAAAAACGCCTCGATTATGAAGGTATCTACACTTCTGATCTGGTAGAGCGCGTCTCCGATTTCGTAGTCAGTGTGGACAGTGATGTGGAATGCTCCATGTCGTTCGCGATCGACAACCAGCGTCTTGCCGTTATTACAGGCGATGCGAAGGTCTCGGTTACGCTCGCATGTCAGCGTTGCGGGAAACCGTTCCCACTTCATGTTCACACAACATATTGTTTTAGTCCTGTTCGTTCTGACGAGCAGGCTGAAGCACTGCCGGAAGCGTATGAGCCGATTGAGGTTAACGAATTCGGTGAAATCGATCTACTTGCAATGGTTGAAGATGAGATTATCCTCTCCTTGCCGGTAGTTCCGGTGCATGATTCTGAACACTGTGAAGTGTCCGAGGCGGACATGGTCTTTGGTGAATTGCCTGATGAAGCGCAAAAACCAAACCCATTTGCCGTATTAGCCAGCTTAAAGCGTAAGTAA
- a CDS encoding Maf family protein — protein MPQLILASTSPWRRALLEKLAIPFECAAPEVDETPLLGETPRHLVLRLAQEKAQSLAHRYTSHLIIGSDQICVLDGEITGKPLTEEKARQQLTKASGNIVTFYTGLALYNSANGHLQTEVEPFDVHFRHLSEAEIDDYVRKERPLHCAGSFKSEGLGIALFERLEGRDPNTLVGLPLIALCQMLRREEMNPLKA, from the coding sequence ATGCCTCAACTCATTCTTGCATCCACCTCTCCCTGGCGTCGCGCCTTGCTCGAAAAACTGGCCATCCCGTTCGAATGCGCAGCGCCCGAGGTAGATGAAACGCCTTTACTTGGCGAAACACCACGGCATTTGGTGTTACGCCTGGCACAGGAAAAAGCGCAATCTCTTGCCCACCGCTACACATCACATCTCATCATTGGCTCCGATCAAATTTGTGTGCTTGATGGAGAAATAACCGGTAAGCCGCTAACAGAAGAGAAAGCCAGACAACAATTAACCAAAGCCAGCGGTAATATTGTGACGTTTTACACCGGACTGGCGCTGTATAATTCTGCAAACGGACACTTACAAACCGAAGTCGAACCGTTCGATGTTCATTTCCGCCATTTAAGCGAAGCGGAAATAGACGATTACGTGCGCAAAGAACGTCCGTTACATTGTGCCGGAAGTTTTAAAAGCGAAGGATTAGGTATTGCGCTCTTTGAGCGTCTGGAGGGCCGCGATCCCAATACGTTGGTTGGACTGCCACTGATCGCGTTGTGTCAGATGCTACGTCGCGAAGAGATGAACCCGTTGAAGGCCTAA
- the rluC gene encoding 23S rRNA pseudouridine(955/2504/2580) synthase RluC: protein MKTETPAVKIVAITADEAGQRIDNFLRTQLKGVPKSMIYRILRKGEVRVNKKRIKPEYKLEDGDIVRIPPVRVAEREEEAISPHLQKVAALADVILYEDDHILVLNKPSGTAVHGGSGLSFGVIEGLRALRPEARFLELVHRLDRDTSGVLLVAKKRSALRSLHEQLREKGMQKDYLALVRGQWQSHVKTVQAPLLKNILQSGERIVRVNQEGKPSETRFKVEERYAFATLVRCSPVTGRTHQIRVHTQFAGHPIAFDDRYGDREFDKQLAGTGLNRLFLHAAALKFTHPGTGEVMRVEAPMDNQLKRCLEVLRRKV, encoded by the coding sequence ATGAAAACAGAGACTCCAGCCGTAAAAATAGTTGCCATTACTGCCGACGAAGCAGGGCAACGCATCGACAACTTTCTACGCACCCAGCTTAAAGGCGTGCCGAAAAGTATGATTTATCGCATTTTGCGTAAAGGCGAAGTGCGGGTGAATAAAAAACGCATCAAACCTGAGTACAAGCTTGAAGACGGGGATATTGTGCGTATTCCGCCTGTGCGCGTCGCTGAGCGTGAAGAAGAGGCGATTTCGCCGCATCTGCAGAAGGTCGCCGCGTTGGCCGACGTTATTCTGTATGAGGATGACCATATTCTGGTGCTTAATAAACCATCCGGCACGGCCGTGCATGGCGGCAGCGGATTAAGTTTTGGCGTGATCGAAGGTTTGCGTGCGCTACGCCCGGAGGCACGTTTCCTTGAGCTGGTGCATCGTCTCGACCGTGACACCTCTGGCGTGCTGTTGGTCGCCAAAAAGCGTTCTGCACTGCGATCGTTGCATGAGCAGTTGCGTGAAAAAGGGATGCAAAAAGATTACCTTGCGCTGGTAAGAGGCCAGTGGCAGTCGCATGTCAAAACCGTACAGGCGCCGCTGTTAAAGAATATTCTGCAAAGCGGTGAGCGAATCGTGCGGGTAAATCAGGAAGGTAAGCCGTCAGAGACGCGATTTAAAGTCGAAGAGCGTTATGCGTTTGCCACTCTTGTGCGCTGTAGCCCGGTGACCGGACGTACTCACCAGATTCGCGTGCATACACAATTTGCTGGACATCCTATTGCTTTTGACGATCGCTATGGCGACCGTGAGTTCGATAAGCAGCTGGCGGGTACGGGGCTGAATCGACTGTTTCTGCACGCCGCAGCATTGAAGTTTACCCATCCGGGAACCGGTGAGGTCATGCGTGTTGAAGCCCCGATGGATAATCAGTTGAAACGCTGCCTTGAGGTATTACGCCGCAAAGTCTGA
- the rne gene encoding ribonuclease E: MKRMLINATQQEELRVALVDGQRLYDLDIESPGHEQKKANIYKGKITRIEPSLEAAFVDYGAERHGFLPLKEIAREYFPANYNSHGRPNIKDVLREGQEVIVQIDKEERGNKGAALTTFISLAGSYLVLMPNNPRAGGISRRIEGDDRTELKEALASLELPDGMGLIVRTAGVGKSAEALQWDLSFRLKHWEAIQKAADSRPAPFLIHQESNVIVRAFRDYLRQDIGEILIDNPKVMEMARQHIAALGRPDFSSKIKLYTGEIPLFSHYQIESQIESAFQREVRLPSGGSIVIDSTEALTAIDINSARATRGGDIEETAFNTNLEAADEIARQLRLRDLGGLIVIDFIDMTPVRHQRAVENRLREAVRQDRARIQISHISRFGLLEMSRQRLSPSLGESSHHVCPRCSGTGTVRDNESLSLSILRLIEEEALKENTQEVHAIVPVPIASYLLNEKRTAVNAIETRQNGVRCVIVPNDQMETPHYSVLRVRKGEETSTLSYLLPKLHEEEMALPTEEEYVERKQPEQPALATFAMPEVPPAPQEPAVKAAAAAPKAAVVAAGTEQPGLFGRFLGALKSIFGGTEEAKPVEQPAPTAEEKSERQQDRRKPRQNNRRDRNDRNDRRDNRDNRGDRDNRNERSESGENRDDNRRNRRQSQQQNVEPRDNRQQSTDVADKAKSGDEQQAPRRERNRRRNDDKRQAQQDVKELNLTEQPAQDTDQEERVRQPQSRRKQRQLNQKVRFTDSATAEAEVATAAVVAEAAVAEPVVQAAVAQRTELAKVDLPAVVAPEHEDNSEARDTNGMPRRSRRSPRHLRVSGQRRRRYRDERYPVQSPMPIAVACASPELASGKVWISYPVARPQELQVEEQNEQDVAQMQQLVAEQQTIAAVVEPVVEAVAVTEAPAINETIVAEPQEVVVETTHPDVIATPVEEQPQLIAEADVPVAEEIVAVSEPVADVLETPVVEAPVQVDVAVAKPEVVEPVVEVATASPAPQEDVVVAEAVVERVSVIAEPKTVHSHATAPMTRAPAPDYVPEAPRQSDWQRPAFGFEGKGAAGGHSATHQATAPATRPQPVE, encoded by the coding sequence ATGAAAAGAATGTTAATTAACGCGACTCAGCAAGAAGAGTTGCGTGTCGCCCTTGTAGATGGGCAGCGCCTGTACGATCTGGATATCGAAAGTCCTGGACACGAGCAGAAAAAAGCCAACATCTATAAAGGTAAAATTACCCGTATTGAACCGAGTCTGGAAGCCGCTTTTGTTGATTACGGCGCTGAACGTCACGGTTTCCTCCCGTTAAAAGAAATTGCCCGCGAATATTTCCCCGCTAATTACAACTCCCACGGTCGTCCCAACATTAAAGATGTGTTGCGTGAAGGTCAGGAAGTGATTGTTCAGATTGATAAAGAAGAACGCGGCAACAAAGGTGCTGCGTTGACCACCTTTATCAGCCTGGCGGGTAGTTATCTGGTTCTGATGCCCAATAACCCGCGCGCGGGTGGTATCTCTCGTCGTATCGAAGGCGACGACCGGACTGAACTCAAAGAAGCGCTGGCAAGCCTGGAACTGCCTGATGGCATGGGGCTTATCGTACGTACCGCAGGCGTTGGCAAATCCGCCGAGGCGCTGCAGTGGGATCTGAGCTTCCGTCTGAAGCACTGGGAAGCGATTCAAAAAGCCGCTGACAGCCGTCCAGCTCCGTTCCTGATCCACCAGGAAAGCAACGTCATCGTTCGCGCATTCCGCGACTATTTGCGTCAGGATATCGGCGAAATTCTCATCGACAACCCGAAAGTCATGGAGATGGCGCGTCAGCACATCGCCGCGCTGGGTCGTCCGGATTTCAGCAGCAAAATCAAACTTTACACCGGTGAAATTCCGCTGTTCAGCCACTATCAAATCGAGTCTCAGATTGAGTCTGCGTTCCAGCGTGAAGTGCGCCTGCCTTCCGGCGGTTCTATCGTTATCGATAGCACCGAAGCGCTGACCGCAATTGATATCAACTCCGCACGCGCCACGCGTGGGGGCGATATCGAAGAAACCGCATTTAATACCAACCTTGAAGCGGCCGATGAAATCGCTCGCCAGCTGCGTCTTCGTGACCTTGGCGGCCTGATTGTTATCGACTTCATCGACATGACTCCGGTACGCCACCAGCGCGCGGTAGAAAACCGTCTGCGTGAAGCGGTACGCCAGGACCGTGCGCGTATCCAGATTAGCCACATTTCTCGTTTCGGCCTGCTGGAGATGTCTCGTCAGCGTCTAAGCCCGTCACTGGGTGAGTCCAGTCATCACGTCTGCCCGCGCTGTAGCGGTACTGGCACCGTGCGTGATAACGAATCACTGTCGCTGTCTATTCTGCGCCTGATTGAAGAAGAAGCGCTGAAGGAAAACACCCAGGAAGTCCACGCGATTGTCCCGGTGCCAATTGCATCTTATCTGCTCAACGAAAAACGTACTGCAGTCAATGCCATTGAAACCCGCCAGAACGGCGTGCGTTGTGTGATCGTGCCAAACGATCAAATGGAAACGCCGCACTACTCTGTTCTGCGCGTACGTAAAGGTGAAGAGACATCGACTCTGAGCTATCTTCTGCCGAAACTGCACGAAGAAGAGATGGCGTTACCGACAGAAGAAGAGTACGTCGAGCGTAAACAGCCTGAGCAGCCTGCGCTGGCGACCTTCGCCATGCCTGAAGTGCCGCCTGCCCCTCAGGAGCCTGCCGTTAAAGCAGCAGCTGCCGCACCAAAAGCAGCCGTTGTTGCAGCCGGAACCGAGCAACCTGGTTTGTTTGGCCGCTTCCTCGGCGCACTGAAGTCAATCTTCGGTGGCACTGAAGAAGCGAAGCCGGTTGAGCAGCCTGCACCAACAGCTGAAGAGAAATCTGAACGCCAGCAGGATCGTCGTAAACCTCGTCAGAACAATCGTCGTGACCGTAACGATCGTAACGATCGCCGTGATAATCGCGATAACCGTGGCGACCGTGATAACCGCAATGAACGTTCTGAAAGCGGCGAAAACCGCGATGACAATCGCCGTAACCGTCGCCAGTCGCAGCAGCAAAATGTGGAACCGCGCGATAACCGCCAGCAGTCCACCGACGTCGCTGACAAAGCGAAGTCTGGGGATGAGCAACAGGCTCCGCGTCGTGAACGCAACCGCCGTCGTAACGATGACAAGCGTCAGGCCCAGCAGGACGTTAAAGAACTGAACCTGACTGAACAGCCGGCACAGGATACGGATCAGGAAGAGCGCGTTCGCCAGCCTCAAAGCCGCCGTAAACAGCGTCAGTTGAACCAGAAGGTGCGTTTCACCGATAGCGCGACTGCCGAAGCCGAAGTCGCGACCGCTGCCGTTGTTGCTGAAGCCGCTGTGGCAGAACCTGTTGTACAGGCTGCTGTCGCTCAGCGTACTGAACTGGCAAAAGTCGACTTACCTGCCGTCGTCGCACCAGAGCATGAAGACAACAGCGAAGCACGTGATACCAACGGTATGCCACGTCGTTCTCGCCGTTCGCCTCGCCATCTGCGCGTAAGCGGCCAGCGTCGTCGTCGCTATCGTGACGAACGTTACCCGGTTCAGTCGCCGATGCCGATAGCGGTCGCCTGTGCGTCTCCGGAATTAGCGTCTGGCAAAGTTTGGATCAGCTACCCTGTTGCCCGTCCGCAGGAATTGCAGGTTGAAGAACAGAATGAGCAAGACGTTGCACAGATGCAGCAGCTCGTCGCTGAACAACAAACCATTGCCGCGGTCGTTGAGCCTGTAGTTGAAGCTGTAGCAGTAACAGAAGCACCGGCTATCAACGAAACCATCGTTGCCGAACCTCAGGAAGTGGTGGTTGAAACCACGCATCCAGACGTTATTGCGACGCCAGTTGAGGAACAACCGCAGCTCATCGCTGAAGCTGACGTACCGGTTGCTGAAGAAATCGTTGCTGTATCCGAGCCAGTGGCAGATGTACTAGAAACCCCGGTTGTCGAAGCACCTGTCCAGGTTGATGTCGCCGTCGCCAAGCCAGAAGTGGTTGAGCCGGTAGTCGAGGTCGCTACAGCGTCTCCTGCTCCGCAGGAAGACGTCGTTGTCGCTGAAGCGGTTGTAGAACGAGTATCTGTTATCGCTGAACCTAAAACGGTTCATAGCCACGCAACCGCACCGATGACCCGTGCACCTGCGCCGGACTATGTACCGGAAGCACCGCGTCAGAGCGACTGGCAGCGTCCTGCTTTCGGCTTCGAAGGCAAAGGTGCCGCAGGCGGTCACAGTGCTACACATCAGGCTACTGCGCCAGCAACGCGCCCGCAGCCTGTTGAGTAA